TCTCTAGCCACTCTCGTAAACTTCACACCTAACAtattataacattttttataataataaatcaaaactaTGATAATCCAAGATATAGTTTGTCAAAATCCTgcagtatatatataacacGTTCCACACTTGTTCAaggcaaagcaaagcaaagatATATATTGGGCCATGCACGTGAATAATatcacagaatatatatatataatgccccTTAATAACAAAGAAAAGCCCAGCACATCATGAAAAAGAAACCCCACAAACATCGAACACCTTCCTTACTTATtagtgtgtctatatatatatatatatatatattgatgccACCACAACCTTGCAGCATGCCATGCGGGCTGCTATACATACGTATACTAATTGCTCGATGCATCAATCGATCCCCTTGTTGAGGCagctatatatattattcaacaTCATCattgtcgtcgtcgtcgtcagTGGCCCCAGGGTCTGCTTCTTCATCGTCACCGAAAGCAGGAGTAGAAGCTGGGGGGATGGAAAATTCCTCGTCGGTTGGCAGTACTTGATCTAGTGGCTCGTCTTCCTCGCCTCCTAAAGCaccctcttctttttcttttacttcgTCTTCATGATCTGGAGAAACCACAGAGTCTGCTGCCGCCTTCTCTGTGCTTTCCGGTTCTGTAGCTGAAACAGAAAAATCTTCACCGGCTGTCTCTTCCGCTGATAACTTATCCGTATCGCTCTGCATGTACGACAATAAATGATGTTTTTGCATATATAGTCGTAACTTTCCAAATCATATACGTcatatcaaattatatatatatatacatgcatacatacacacacacacacacagagagagagagagagagaaccttgAGGGAGGCCATGATCGATGAGGCTAGGTAATCAAGGAGGTAGAGAGGGAAAGAGTTGAAAGGAGTGGAATATGAAATGTTAACGGCCGATCGAGGAAGGTTGTTAATTGAGGAGGgctatttataataataatgaagaGATTAAAGAGATCAAATTAACGGAGCATCTGCAGCTGTTCCCTGTTCgcgaatatttttaatttctccgTTAAAACTTCAAAAgttgatacatatatatatatatatagtattgcTAATACAACATATATACTACCTACTCAAAGAATGCCATGCCAACTTTTGTTTTGGGAAGAATAAAGGAGCTGAAGCAAATGGGAAAATGGAATATAAGATgagacagagagggagagagagagagagagagtactgTGTGTGTATTATTAAAGCAAAGATGCGCCTAACAACGTTGGTCTAATCACTCAGAGACAAAGAACCGATGCCCGTCCACGTGTCAAAAATGTAGGCGCCTGTATGCGCTAGTTGTTGCTGTCGGCCGAATATCATCAATTGTTGTTGCTTATCAGTTATTATTAagggaaagaaaggaagtagCAGGGCTGGTTACTGCATGCTTTGGGGTAAGTATATATGGTACTCATGTGGCGGTCAATCAATTTGTCCATctcataaatatttattaatccTAATTCTGCTTCAGTTCCACTACTGCAGACAAATGATATCAcgagaaacatatatatatatatatatgccatatATATTCTATGAATGAAAGTGATGCATTAGATCGATCCCCTTCAATGTAAATTTTCTTGGCTATTTTATATATCTgcgtatgtgtgtatgtatgttatCCAAATAGTACAACGTCATCACATGACAATAATTGACACACCCAAAGGGATGAAAGGCAAGAATGATAAAGAgttaaaaagaagaaacatgTGAGCCATGATGATGCTGGAACCAACAAACTGCCTGTTGGCTGTGAAGCTCCAAATGGTGTTGTTGTACTTAGCTGGTTGGAAGGCCACATGCAGCAATCGCACGCTGTCATTTGGCAGCTACTGGATGgctgcacgtggcaaccatcggTTGCCTTCAGCTGGCGCATGATCTCGCCATTTTCTTTGCCCGATCATCTCTTGCTCGTCTACCATTTTCTGTTGGGAATAAtcaatcgtgcttgcacgattgAATCCCGGCCTTTCATCCTCACTTTGTGATCGTTCATCTGGGCCCTTCGTCATTGCTTTTAATCCCGCCTCTCGGGATGTGAGCTGGACACAGTAACTTTGAGACGAGATTGACAAAAGAAATCgtgaaagagaaagaagcagaaaaggcaagagccttcgtcttcggGGTTGGGGTTCTGGTTTGGTTTCTCTGTTCTTCATTCCTGTAAATTCTGTATAGCttgatttcattttatatggTTTGATAGGGTTGTctttaatctgtattaagtgattatttGGCATTTTTGTTTTCTCGAACCATTGTTTGTATCGAGGGTTTTGTGAGGGTTTATGTGGATGTAATCTAGGTTTTCATCTCATAGTGCATTGAGctcttctctctcgagctcaaTGTGGATGTAGCCTCGGTTTGAGATAAACCACAGTAAATTTTTCGTGTCtcggtttttgttttttgtttctatttattGTGCTGTGTTTATTTTTCGTGCTTCCAGTTTTGTTCTTCTTTCATCAGTGTttgaaatacaaagaaaaacCCTAAGATTTTTTCTTGGGTTCACAACATTGCCTAACATGTCAAACTCACTCACAACTAGAATGAATGCataccacacacacacacatatatatatatatgacatatCAAGTCGTTAAATCGATAgttaaaatagaagaagaaacacacacacacatatatttatataacggACAAGAAGGAAATTGAAGTTATCCCTTCAAATTCATTGAGGGATTCAGCTGATCTGATCATTATTTCACGTCTCTTTCTCACTGCTGGGACTGCCCAAACCACAAAAACCAAAATTCCGACAAAAATAAAGCAATGGGCAATGGGTGGCTGCAGCCCGTGACTGACAGACACAAAGAATCAAGCCAATTCCCATTCACGGGCTCACAACTTCTGGCACTCATAATTTgctcttattttatatatatatatatatatatatgtaatgggtGTGCTGGTGATGATGGAGCAAGTGATTTAGAATTAGAAGAAGACGGGCGCCGAGATGACGATGATGATGGTGGTGATAGGGAAATTGTCAAAGATGATGGTGGTTGTGGCGGTGGCGCTGCTTGCTTTGGCTGGAGGGTTGAAGAGTGTAGAGTTGTGCGATATGAACGAGGAAGGGGTAATGGCATGCAAGCCGTCGGTGACAGAGCCCAACCCAGTGGATCCCAGCCCTGAGTGTTGCCAGGCTCTCTCGGCTGCCAACTTGACGTGCCTCTGTGACTACAAGAACTCTCTCCTCTTGCCTTCTCTGGGGATTGATCCTCAACTCGCCATGGCTCTTCCTGCCAAGTGTAACCTCACCCCTCCTCCCAATTGCTAATTAACTCATTAATTCAGCCGTCTCTCTCTGCTCTCTGCGGTCCGTTCTGTTTAAGTTTtacatatgtatgtgtgtgtgtatttgattattggatattcttcctctccttcaattacttttatattttctacttGGCGATCGGTTATGGTTGTATTTTCATGGTGCACtgttctgtgtgtgtgtgtgtgtgtaggaTAGGAAGAAGGGTATCGAGTCATCTACTCTAATCTGCCTGCCAAGCATATGCTAGCTAGCTCATGGATCTGATGGgtctcatctcatctcatctcatgcataatataaAAAGGGTCCAATTGGACTATAATATTGTACGTATCTTTATTTCTATGTTTCAAGTTAATTTGAAGCGTTTGGATTGGAAGCCGGTCTGTCTGTACCTGTACTCCTTGAATTTGTGTGCCATGTGACCACGTGCTTGCCGTTGAAGCTAGCTagctaaaatatataaacaaattcaATACTATACCGGACGTACCCGCACATTGGCACTTGACTGGGCTCATCCTGGCTCAATATATGCTTAGAACCATTTGTTTTCTTTCGTGTCCTCCATTTTTTCCTTATGGGCCGCGTTGCCCAATCACATATTTGTATTCATTTGTGAACAGAGCAAATTAcgaataaatacataaattcatTTGTGAACAGCTCAAAACTCAATTGATTTGAGctcatttattttgttaaataaataaattttagtttagtttttaagcCTGGTTAGTAAAACCTGAGGTTTAAAGTGCTCGGTATCTGGATTGTGAACAATCTCATTTAATGGTTTGATTGTAAATTCATTGTGGCTTGTTTCAAAACACTATGTTCATGTTTTATgatttgagttttctttttttttttttttttttttttgggggggggggggggggtaaaattatttaaaattaaatatatgttaaaacacattgattttatatgttaaaacaCATTTGGTATtagtttaatataaatatatgccaAGCTCAAACTCAGCTCGCTTATTCTTAATTTTGAGCTCAACTCAAGCTCAAACTTGAATGTGAGCCCAAAccttaaaagattttaaataaacaaacttAGTCTTTATAAATTTGACGTTTTTGTTTGCAGGAAGCATTCTTCCCTCAATCACTTAATATAATTAGCCCTAAAATGCCCAAGCTATGTAGGAAGTACTTGAAAGTTTTGTAATATCTATCATAATATACTATAGATCTGTCACTCTAAGAGTATTTAAAAGACGTTAATTAAGGAAGGCTAAGTTACTCCACTAAAGCATCATACAAGCAAAAGCCCGTCATGGGCCAACATTCTTGTATTGCTcatgtttgtgtttgtgtttgtatttaattaatttggagttTACGTACCCTCAAACCATTCCATGGAAT
The Diospyros lotus cultivar Yz01 chromosome 12, ASM1463336v1, whole genome shotgun sequence DNA segment above includes these coding regions:
- the LOC127786981 gene encoding uncharacterized protein LOC127786981, translated to MASLKSDTDKLSAEETAGEDFSVSATEPESTEKAAADSVVSPDHEDEVKEKEEGALGGEEDEPLDQVLPTDEEFSIPPASTPAFGDDEEADPGATDDDDDNDDVE
- the LOC127787127 gene encoding putative lipid-transfer protein DIR1; the protein is MTMMMVVIGKLSKMMVVVAVALLALAGGLKSVELCDMNEEGVMACKPSVTEPNPVDPSPECCQALSAANLTCLCDYKNSLLLPSLGIDPQLAMALPAKCNLTPPPNC